Proteins from a single region of Styela clava chromosome 1, kaStyClav1.hap1.2, whole genome shotgun sequence:
- the LOC120343654 gene encoding GPI alpha-1,6-mannosyltransferase 2-like isoform X2, with protein MFAFFPMFPAMLRGFASILPFPDTLLSFYSRLLLAGFILNTAFFVGATVAIFYLTMAIYQDRKFAILCSILFSFNPASIFFSSNYTEALYSFCVFNGLFHLEKRSYFLATSFFVGASATRSNGTVNAGFVAYYAIKEIFSVASNSENKVLQQWTAFKIIGILIRTAASCILIFLPFIAFITYGHGKFCSQRDGVPEWCEASFPNIYSHVQKQHWDVGLFMYYRIRKIPNFILALPCALLVAYGIFHYLRANRIQIVSLGLLTDYTNSKHNKLLEFAKVNVFVYVCHSLFLLLFGICFMHIEVITRFLFSSSPLPIWVASSLIYADTKAADITLSMQNLLGYSNIFPVLSAKSKLVYFYFLLYIIVGTFMHVNYLPWT; from the exons ATGTTTGCTTTTTTCCCAATGTTTCCGGCTATGTTGAGGGGATTCGCATCAATTCTTCCATTTCCAGATACTTTGCTATCTTTCTACTCTCGCCTTTTGTTAGCAGGATTCATTCTTAATACTGCGTTTTTTGTCG gtgcaactgttgcaattttctaCCTAACAATGGCGATTTATCAGGATAGGAAGTTTGCCATTTTATGTTCAATACTATTTTCCTTCAATCCAGCAAGCATTTTCTTTTCATCCAACTATACGGAAGCTTTGTATTCATTTTGTG TCTTCAATGGCTTGTTTCACTTGGAAAAACGTTCATACTTTCTGGCAACAAGTTTTTTTGTTGGTGCTTCAGCAACAAGATCTAATGGAACTGTAAATGCAGGCTTCGTTGCATACTATGCAATCAAGGAAATTTTCTCTGTTGCTTCTAATAGTGAAAACAAAGTTTTGCAACAATGGACAGCTTTTAAAATTATAGGTATTCTTATTCGTACCGCTGCGAGTTGCATACTGATATTTCTGCCTTTTATAGCTTTCATTACTTATGGACATGGTAAATTCTGTTCCCAAAGGGATGGAGTTCCAGAGTGGTGCGAAGCCTCATTTCCCAATATATACAGTCATGTACAAAAACAACATTGGGATGTTGGATTATTCATGTATTATAGAATCAGaaagattccaaattttattctTGCACTACCTTGTGCACTCTTAGTTGCATATGGAATTTTTCATTATCTGAGGGCAAACAGGATACAAATTGTTTCATTAGGATTGTTGACAGACTACACAAATAGCAAACACAACAAATTACTAGAGTTTGCAAAGGTTAATGTATTTGTGTATGTGTGCCATTCTCTGTTCCTTTTATTGTTTGGAATATGTTTCATGCATATTGAGGTTATCACAAGGTTTCTCTTTTCAAGTTCACCATTACCGATATGGGTGGCTTCTTCTCTAATTTATGCGGATACTAAAGCTGCAGATATCACACTATCTATGCAAAATTTACTAGGCTACTCTAACATTTTTCCAGTGTTGTCTGCGAAATCTAAACTTGTGTATTTCTATTTTCTACTATATATTATTGTTGGAACTTTCATGCATGTCAACTACCTTCCTTGgacataa
- the LOC120343654 gene encoding GPI alpha-1,6-mannosyltransferase 2-like isoform X1 has protein sequence MDFHRSASSMAFPALVSRGAVFLLQIVFNIFPDHAADAFKPKVDEVELGILDKIPEVLFDGFHKWDAKYFLHIAEHGYEEEKMFAFFPMFPAMLRGFASILPFPDTLLSFYSRLLLAGFILNTAFFVGATVAIFYLTMAIYQDRKFAILCSILFSFNPASIFFSSNYTEALYSFCVFNGLFHLEKRSYFLATSFFVGASATRSNGTVNAGFVAYYAIKEIFSVASNSENKVLQQWTAFKIIGILIRTAASCILIFLPFIAFITYGHGKFCSQRDGVPEWCEASFPNIYSHVQKQHWDVGLFMYYRIRKIPNFILALPCALLVAYGIFHYLRANRIQIVSLGLLTDYTNSKHNKLLEFAKVNVFVYVCHSLFLLLFGICFMHIEVITRFLFSSSPLPIWVASSLIYADTKAADITLSMQNLLGYSNIFPVLSAKSKLVYFYFLLYIIVGTFMHVNYLPWT, from the exons ATGGATTTTCACCGCTCCGCCAGTTCGATGGCTTTTCCGGCTTTGGTCTCGCGGGGTGCTGTTTTTTTATTACAG atagttttcaatattttccctGATCATGCTGCAGATGCCTTTAAACCTAAAGTTGATGAAGTTGAGCTTGGTATTCTGGATAAAATACCGGAAGTTCTTTTTGATGGCTTTCACAAATGGGATGCAAAATATTTCTTACATATTGCAGAACATGG ATATGAAGAAGAGAAGATGTTTGCTTTTTTCCCAATGTTTCCGGCTATGTTGAGGGGATTCGCATCAATTCTTCCATTTCCAGATACTTTGCTATCTTTCTACTCTCGCCTTTTGTTAGCAGGATTCATTCTTAATACTGCGTTTTTTGTCG gtgcaactgttgcaattttctaCCTAACAATGGCGATTTATCAGGATAGGAAGTTTGCCATTTTATGTTCAATACTATTTTCCTTCAATCCAGCAAGCATTTTCTTTTCATCCAACTATACGGAAGCTTTGTATTCATTTTGTG TCTTCAATGGCTTGTTTCACTTGGAAAAACGTTCATACTTTCTGGCAACAAGTTTTTTTGTTGGTGCTTCAGCAACAAGATCTAATGGAACTGTAAATGCAGGCTTCGTTGCATACTATGCAATCAAGGAAATTTTCTCTGTTGCTTCTAATAGTGAAAACAAAGTTTTGCAACAATGGACAGCTTTTAAAATTATAGGTATTCTTATTCGTACCGCTGCGAGTTGCATACTGATATTTCTGCCTTTTATAGCTTTCATTACTTATGGACATGGTAAATTCTGTTCCCAAAGGGATGGAGTTCCAGAGTGGTGCGAAGCCTCATTTCCCAATATATACAGTCATGTACAAAAACAACATTGGGATGTTGGATTATTCATGTATTATAGAATCAGaaagattccaaattttattctTGCACTACCTTGTGCACTCTTAGTTGCATATGGAATTTTTCATTATCTGAGGGCAAACAGGATACAAATTGTTTCATTAGGATTGTTGACAGACTACACAAATAGCAAACACAACAAATTACTAGAGTTTGCAAAGGTTAATGTATTTGTGTATGTGTGCCATTCTCTGTTCCTTTTATTGTTTGGAATATGTTTCATGCATATTGAGGTTATCACAAGGTTTCTCTTTTCAAGTTCACCATTACCGATATGGGTGGCTTCTTCTCTAATTTATGCGGATACTAAAGCTGCAGATATCACACTATCTATGCAAAATTTACTAGGCTACTCTAACATTTTTCCAGTGTTGTCTGCGAAATCTAAACTTGTGTATTTCTATTTTCTACTATATATTATTGTTGGAACTTTCATGCATGTCAACTACCTTCCTTGgacataa